The DNA sequence CTGCCCGTGCCGGTACTGCTGTCTTTACCCACGGGGGTGTTCGGGTCGTTCCTGTTCCTGCAGGTGTTGGGTCTCCAGAACAATATCTACGCGCAGGTAGCGCTGGTCATGCTCATTGGCTTGCTGGGTAAAAACGCCATCCTGATTGTTGAATTCGCCAACCAGCGCCAAAAAGAAGGGCTGCCCATTGTGGAGGCTGCGCTGGAAGGAGCCGTTTCCCGCCTGCGACCTATTCTGATGACGTCGTTCGCATTCATTGCGGGGCTTATCCCGCTCTGTATTGCATCGGGGGCGGGTGCCATGGGGAACCGCTCCATCGGTACGGCCGCTGCCGGGGGTATGTTCACCGGTACGGTGTTCGGTCTGCTGCTGGTACCGGGTCTCTACGTCATCTTCGCCAAACTGGGCGAGCGCTACGGCAGCAAAAAACGCCCGACCGACGACGAACAGTCCCAAGAGCATCAGCCGCCTAAATCTCCCACCAATTCGAGTCTAGTAGCCACCCAACCCCACGTCAATGGTACCGTCGTTCCCTCATAAATCCGTTCTAAATCTTCTCTGCTTTCTCATCGCCGGACTGCTGATGAGCAGCTGCCAGATGCCCCGAACGGTTCTCCAGCCCAACGCCCGGCCCATCCCCGCTACCTTTGCCGGTAATGCCGACTCGGCGGGGATTGCGTCCCGGAACTGGCGTTCGTTCTTCGGTGACCCGAACCTGATTCAACTCATCGACACGGCTCTGGCCGGTAACCTGGACTTGCGCATCGCCACCCAGCGGATTGAGCAGGCCCGGGCTGCCTATGCCTACAACCGGGGGTTCCTGGCCCCGCAGATCAACGCCGTGGTATCGGCCGGGGTGGACCGCTACGGCCGCAACACGCTCAACGGCGTTGGTAATTTCGATACCAACCTGTCGGATAATATCCGGGGTAATCTGGTTATTCCCAACCCCACCCCCGATTACTTCATCGGAGCCCGCAGCACCTGGGAGGTCGATATCTGGGGCAAGCTCCGCAACCGGCGCAAAGCGTCTTACCTGCGCCTGCTGGCTTCCGAAAAAGGCCGCCATGCCGTGGTTACGTCGCTGGTCGCCGAAATTGCCCGCTATTACTATACCTTGCTGGCGCTGGACGGCGAACAGGAAATCATTCAGAAAAATATCGAATTTCAACAGCGGGCCGTGGGTCTGGTACGTATTCAAAAAGAAGCAGGCCGGGTAACGGAACTGGCCGTTCAGCAGTTCACCGCCCAGCTTCTCAACACACGCAGTCGGCAGGGGCAGGTTCGTCAGCGCATTGTGGAAACCGAGAACCAGCTCAACCGCCTGCTGGGTCGCTATCCGCAGCCCATCGCGCGGGGTAAGTCCCTGCAGGCCTACGAGCTACCGGGCCAGGTTAGTACCGGCCTGCCGGCGCAGATGCTCCTCCGACGACCCGATATCCAGCAGGCCGAATTGGACCTGCAGGCGGCCAACATTGATGTCGACGTAGCACGGGCCGAATTTCTGCCAAGTCTGAATCTGTCGGCCTACGCCGGACTCAACTCCTTCCGGGCCGAAACCCTGTTCAATCCGGCTTCTATTGCCGCCGGGCTGCTGGGCGGTCTGTCGGCACCGGTGCTGAACCGGCGCTTTATTAAAGCTAATTACGGACAGTCGGTGGCGCAGAGTCGCGAAGCGTTCTACCGCTACCGCCAGACGATCCTGACGGGCTTCAGCGAGGTTACCACGAACCTGCGGGGCGTAGAAAACTACCGGAACGTTGCTGAATTGCAGGCGCAGGAAGTGGATGTGCTGCGGCAGGCGGTCTCGGTCTCGAACGACTTGTTTGCCGGGGGATATGCATCCTATCTGGAAGTGATTACCGCCCAGCGGAGCGTACTCGAAGCCGAACTGGCCCTGATCAGTACCAAGCAGGAGCAGTTTCTTTCGCTCACCGATCTGTACCGGACCCTGGGTGGCGGCTGGGAATAAACCGGGGTTGCTTTACCCAAAATCGCGTATCGCCTGTCATGTTGATGAACTTAATATCGTGCCGCCTGTCGACGCATCGACGGGCGGCACGACTAGTGTTAATCCGGTGCTTTGCGTGTAATTTTTGCTGCTCGAAAGTAAGTAATTGCACGGCGTTCCTTCCTGTACTGTAAGCCGATTGATGGCGACGGTTTTATCAGGTTCATTATGAAACGTAGAGAAGCAATTCTGCAGGTAGCCCTGACATTGGGAAGCGCCCTGTCGGCGCCGACGATGGCGTCGATTCTTGATAGTTATCAACCCCACCGTATCGGTAGGCATAAGCCGTCGACGTTCGGGCTGCTGGCCGATGAACATACGCTGCTGGCCGAGATCACCGAAGTTATTATGCCCGCTACCTCGACGCCGGGTGCCAAAGACGCCAGGGTTGCCGAGACCATTGAGCTGATTCTGAAGGATTGTTACAAGCCCGAGCAGCAGGCTCACTTTCGGAAAGGACTCCGGGATGTGGACGCCGAGAGTCAGACGGCGTACGGCAAGGCTTTTATTGACCTGTCGACGGAGCAGCGGACGGCCATTCTGAAGCAGTTTGAGCAACGGGCCAAAACCGAAGCGGCCCAGCACCCCAGACGGCAGGAAAAACCCCAGGCAACCAGCGCCGAAACGACCCTGAGCGCCATGGCTCCCGCCGGCTCCGAGCAGACGCAGGCTAAAGAGGTGGATGCCGAAACGGGCGTCGTTGTGAAAGATGCGTTGAAAAACGCGCCCCTGATCCCTTTCTTCAGGCTGGTGAAAGAGCTGACGATACTGGGCTACTTCAGCTCCGAGATCGGCTGCACCCAGGCTCTGGCTTATGTGCCCATTCCGGGTCGCTACGAAGGTGTTGTCAAACTGAAAGACGGACAAAAAGCGTGGGCCACTTAAGCTGGTCTGTGCTGATATGGTCCTCTGTTTACGTCCGTCGACTCCGCGGGGTTGACGCCTTTCCCAACGACATCCATGAATCTCAATCTTGACGCTAAAAAAACAATGACCTACGACGCAATCGTCGTGGGCTCCGGTATATCGGGTGGCTGGGCCGCCAAAGAATTAACCCAGAAGGGACTTAAAGTGCTGATGCTGGAGCGCGGCCCCGACCTGAAGCACGTAACCGACTACACCACGGCCATGAAGGATCCCTGGGAGTTTCCGCACCGGGGTAAAATTGAGCTGTGGGCCGCCGAAGAGTACTGGGCCAACGCCCGCTCAGGCGGGAAGCCCGGTGAAGACCAGCGGCATATGTTCACTAAAGACGTGGACGTCCCCTACATCGAAAAGAGGCCGTACGACTGGATTCGGGCGTATCACCTGGGCGGGCGCTCGCTGGTGTGGGGGCGGCAGAGCTACCGTTTCAACGAACGGGATTTTACGGCAAACCTCGAAGACGGCCACGGTGCCGATTGGCCCATCCGCTACAAGGATCTGGCTCCCTGGTACTCTTACGTAGAGAAGTTCGCCGGCATTTCGGGCAACCGCGACGGGCTGGAGGTGCTGCCCGACGGTGAGTTTGTACCACCCATGCAGATGAACAGCATCGAACGGCTGGCCAAAGCGGGTATCGAAAAGAGCTTTAAAGGACGGCACCTGGTCATTGGCCGGCCCGCGATTATCTCGCAGGCGCAGAAAATTCATACCGATCTGGGTCGGGCATCGTGCCAGTTTCGGAATCTCTGCGTGCGGGGCTGCCCGTTTGGCGCGTACTTCAGTACCCAGTCGGCAACGCTGCCGGCCGCCGTCAAAACGGGTAACCTCACTGTCGTCACCGATAAAATTGCCTATCAGGTTATTTTCGACGACCAGAAGAACAAGGCCGTTGGCGTGCGGGTCATCGACCAGAACACAAAACAACACCAAGAGTACTACGCCAAACTAATCTTCCTGAATGCGTCGACGATGAACACGGCCTGGATTATGATGCAGTCCACGTCGAAGCGTTTTCCCAACGGACTGGGCAACGATTCTGACCAGCTGGGTCGCAACCTGATGGATCACCATCTGGGAGCCGGTGCGTCGGGCGAGTACGAAGGTCTGCAGGATATGTACTACTACGGTCGGCGGGGCAACGGTATCTACGTACCCCGGTTTGCCAACTGGGGCGACGACAAACGCAAGGATTTTGTTCGCGGTTTTGGGTATCAGGGCCGGGGGGCTCGTCAGGACTGGGTGGCGGGTGCAGCTAAAGACGGATTTGGTCCCGAGTTTAAAGACAACCTGACCAGGCCGGGTCGGTGGGAGTTCAACATTGGCGGCTTTGGCGAAACCTTACCTGATCCCAACAACCGGATGCGGCTATCGGCGCAGAAAGACAAGTGGGGCTTACCCATCATTGAGTTCGATGCCGCCTGGGGCGACAATACGGTGGGGATGCGCAAAGCCATGATGAACGATGCCGCTGAAATGCTCGAAGCCGCTGGCCTGAAAAACGTAAAGACCCGGAATGATACCTCGAAAAATCCGGGCATCGGCATCCACGAGATGGGCGCAGCCCGCATGGGCCGCGATCCGAAAACGTCGGTGCTCAACGCCTGGAATCAGGTATGGGGGGCTAAAAACGTATTTGTTACCGACGGGGCGGCCATGGCGTCGTCGTCCTGCGTGAACCCTTCTTTGACCTACATGGCGCTCACTGCCCGCGCGGCCGATCATGCCGTGGGTGAACTGAAGCGCATGAATCTCTGATAGCTCGTTTTGCAGGCCAGCGTCCCTACTAAATCGACCCTGTTGGACGCTGGCCCTGCCCAGTAGCCCATTGGCCCCGCACCAGACGAAGTACTTACTCAACTGACTTAGGGTGCTGGCCGCTAGGTATGCACTGGTTGCGGAATCCGCAGCCGGAAGAGCGTCCCTTTAGGAACAAATAAGTCCAGTGTCCCTTCCAGCTGCTCCGTCAGGGACGTAACCAGCCGCTTGCCAAACGACGTTCGGCTGGAGCGGCTTCGCCAGGCGTCGGGCGTAATACCGGGTCCGTTATCCTCTATTTCCAGCACAATAGCTGGCGGGGCCGACGTAGTAACTTCCTGCTGCAGGCTAATGCGCAGAAGAGGCACCTGATCGCCGTTGTAAGCGTACTTAAAGGCGTTGGTAACCAGTTCGTTGACAATTAACCCAAGGGGGATGGCGACGTCCACATCCAGTTCCTCCAGCTTAATGTCCATCTGCAGATCAAACGTATCCCGTCCGTAGCCATAGGCCCGCATCAGGTTCTGGGCCAGGGTAGGCAGGTACTCGGCCATGTTAACCAGCGTTACCTGATCGGTCTGGTACAGGCCCTGGTGAATGAGCGACATGGCTTCTACCCGTTGCTGGCCCACCCGAACCGCCTGAACGACCGACTCGTCTTCCAGCCCATTGGCCTGTAACCGCAACAGACCCGATATGATGGCCAGATTGTTCTTCACCCGGTGATGCAGTTCTTTCATCAGCGTGCGCAGTTGCTGCGCCTGATCCGCCAACTGCCGGCTGTTCTGGCTGATTACGGTATTCTGTTCCGACAGCCGCCGGTTCGCTCGTCGGATGGCGGTGTATTGGTAGACAAGTAAACCCATTAGTACCGTCAACACGAACAATCCGGCAGCCATGTACTGTACCAGTCGTTCCTGCAACTGATTCTGGGCGTTGAGTTCAGTTATCTGGTGGACCCGTTCCTTTGTTTTGTACCGGGCTTCGATTTCGGCCAGACTCCGGGCTTTCTGCAGGGATACGGCTGTTTTTACGCGGGCGATCTGTTGCCGCTCAGCTGCCTGGATGGCAGCTACTTCGGTTTCCTTTTCGGCTTGTATCCGGGCCAGCTCCCGGGCCCGGTCCAGTTGTAGCTTCGCGTTCAGCGTAGCAACCTCCCGGGTCTTCTGCAGCGCGTACTGCTCCTCGACCCGGGCAATTGCCTGTGCTTTATTGAGGGTCATGAGCGAGTCTTCCAGGCCCTTCTGGAGCGACAGGAACTGGTAGGCCTTCGGGTAAAGTCCCGCGGCTTCGTGCACCCGGGCCAGTTCGGAGTAGACCGATGCCGCCAGGGATTTGTATGGACTTGATTCCAGAAGCTGCCGGGCTTTCTCGGCGTAGTCCAGAGCCAGCGGTAACTGACCGAGTCCCCGGTGGGCAGTAGACAAATTCCGGTAATTATGAATCAGACTCGAAATCCGTTTCTGGGGCAGGTTAATGGCCAGCGCTTTGTTGAGGTACTCGACGGCGGGCGCAAAATCCTTCTGCTTAATGTAGTTGGCTCCCAGGTCATTGTAAATAACCGGGTAGGCCGACGGCAGGGCATGGGTGGAGTCGTTGATGGCCAGCGCCCGCAGAAAATAGGTCCTGCCCCGGTCGTAGGCCCTGAGATCCTCATAGATAATACCCAGGTTGATGTAATTATCCACCAACTGATCCATCGCTTTCAGCCGCTGGTTGATGGCAATCGATTTGCGGACGTAGCCGATGCCCTGTTCCAGTAGGGGCTCAACGCGCTGGTTCTGCTGGCCCATCATTTTATAAAGGAGTCCCAGGCTGTTATAGGCTCGTGCTACGTGTTTGGGACGGTCGGCGCGGGTGAACCAGTCAATCGACTGGTGAAGGAAAGGAAGAGCCTGGTTGTACTGACCGCGGTTATTGAGGATAATACCATTCAGCCGGCAGTAGTAGCCCATACCCAGATAGTAGTTCGACCGCAGGCAGTAGGGCGGCATTTTGTCCAGATAGTGCTGGGCCGAATCGTACTGACTGGTTTTGACGAAGGCATTGGCGATATCGTAATAAGTATTGGCCCGGGTGGAGTCGGGGAGCTTACGCGCGAGGGTCGTTTTCAGGCTATCGATCAATCGGGATGGCGACTGGGCCTGAACACGAGCGACCTGTAGCAAAGCAATCAGCAGGAAAGAAAGCAGGCCCCTGTACAAAGCGTTCATAGATTAACCAAAAAGGAAACTGAATACCAATGATGTTTAGTAAATATGTTATGGCGTAAATGTAGGTGGTAAGTTCTGTTTACCTAGCCCGTAGGATAGTAGAGTTTGGGGTAGTTGGCTGCTAACCAGAAAGATGCAGCTTGTTTCGGTGGTCTCATTCAAGGCCGTGTTGCTTTTGTTTTTTCGGCTACCTACCAATTCAGGTTGGTTACCTACAAAAGGCTGCTGCTGGCATCAGGCCGGTGCGGAAGGGACAGAAAAAAGCCCGATTGCTACGTAAAATTGGTTGAACAGATCGGCACACTAGTCTCCTGGTATGAACAGGGCGTAGAGAAACGGACGGATGTACACAAACAAAGGCGCGTCGGTCGGGTTGTACCCCGGCCGACGCGCCTTTGTTTGTGTATTCTATTACTTGGTTACGCCCGAGAGGGGAACCAGCTGGGCCGTCAGGTTCGGCTGGTTCATGGCTTTGTCGAAGGGAAACATGGGTCGTTTGATGCGCTTGTAGGGTAGCCGGAACAGATCCTGATCAACCCCGCCCGGCGTTAATGCCATAATCCATCCCGCCTGCATGGCATAGAGCTCAGGCTCCAGGTAACCAATTTTCACGACTACGATCGACGCTTCCCGGGGTTTCAGGCCCAGGCGGGTGAAGTCGTTCTCTTTGTGGTAGGGCTTGCGCTTCTGCGTAACGATAACGTGGATACTGCCGACCTTCACGACCACTTCGACCTCGGCATCTTTATCGCCGTTAACGATCGATTCAACCGTGCCTTTGAGCCGTACGGGTTTCGCAAACCGGGCATCGACCCGCGCTCCGGCCAGACCGTCGACTGTGCCGCCGACACCGGCGGCAATCGCTTTCTTGACCAGATCCGGATCCGGGATGGAAGCGTAGATGAGCGAGGGGCCGTCGGCGCGCTGAAACTCCGGGCGGGCCAGCAACTGCGTCAATGTCCAGGTCACGTCGCCCGCGCCACCCGCCGTTGGGTTATCGCCGGTGTCGCTGATGAAGAAAGGGTGCTTTGGGCTGGCGAGGGCTTTGGCCAGACACGCTTCCAGGGTACCCGTCGGGGCTACAAAGTCAAAGTCACTACGTACGTTCCAGAAGTCGAGCGCCAGCTTTTCGGCGGTTGTGGTTACTTTCTGCTTGTCGTCGCCGGTTACCATCACGACCGCGTGGTTACGGGGTTCGTCGGCCCAGGCATAACCGATCCAGATGGCCGCGTCGACAATGCCGGGCTGGGTCGATGCCGGCTCCACTTTTTTGTACAAGCTCTTACCTGGTTCAATGCGGGTACTCGTTTTTTCGCCGGGCAACAGGATCGGTACGGGTATCCAGGCTTTGTAAGCGGGCTTGCCTTTACCGGTTTTGAGCCGGTCGAGCAGGTTGACAACGGCCCGTTCCTTCGTCTGCATGGCATCTTCGTGGGGAGCCATCCGGTAGCAGGTAATCAGGTCGGCGTTTTGCGCCAGTCGCCACGAGACGTTACCGTGCAGATCCATGGACGTCGACAGAAGGGTATTGTAGCCGATCACGCTTCGAATGCGAGTGATGTAGTCTCCTTCCGGATCGTCCAGTCCCACTACGCTCATGGCCCCGTGTATATCGAGGTATAAACCATCGTAGGGGCCGTTCTTTTTGAGCAAGTCCAGCGTCTGCTTCACCAGCGATTCATACGCGTCCCGGGTAACGGCCCCGCCGGGCAACGATTTTCCCACCAGCGCGGGCAACCAGGTGGCCTGTTGCCGGAAGGGGGCACCCGCGTTTAGAAACGGGTAGGATGTGAATACGTTGTCGCCGTATTTAGCGTGAAAAGCTTCTTCACGCGTAACGGCGGGGGAGAACGTACTGGACTCAATACCCAGGCCCGTTATGGCGATGCGGGGGAGCCGGGTTGTCCCTGAACTGGTCGTGGATTGGGAAAAAGTAGCCTGGATGCAAAAAAGCCAGACGATAAACCCTGCGATGCTGTGTTTCATGCCCACAATTTATGGTATTCAGCCACCTGGGCAAGCATTTCACCACTTTTCGTACAAACCTTATGCCTGGATTCTATCGCATCACGGCTTTGTCTTATTTGCAGGTGGTCACCACCGTCAGACTGCTGGTTGAGATGGTATTAGCCACCACAAACGCCGATACTTCATCCTTACCGCATACCTGCTGCCGGTTCTGATTGATTTCCCCCGTTTTGTCATAGGTGAGGGTTTCGCAGGTCTGGCAGTTTTTCTTTTTCAATACGCCCCCTTCGCAGGAAACGAATACGGCTAAGGCGGTAACGGCAATGGCTATTTGTTTCATATCGGTCAATCCCTGAATCTGTATGTTTATACAAGCAACGCTGTGACAAGCCCGATTCGTGCCTATTCCTATTATGGGGCTGGGCGTTGTGTGCTGCTTACTGGTTCCGGACATACGCTATCGTATACGTAGCGGGTATCTTGGGTACCAGAACGAGATTGCTTTTTCCGTCGAGGGGAGAAGCTCGTTTACAGTACTGTTCAGTAACGGTATAAGTGATTTTTTGGGCTGCATCATCCCGCTTTACGTCGCGCAGGTAGCTGCTGTTGCTGCCCTGGTTCACGGTGCTCAGCCCCAGAATGTCGAATCGGTCGAAGTCGACGCTGTCCAGCTGGCTCGCGCAGCAATGGGCAAAAACGCGTTTATATTGCTCCGGGGAGGTGATCCAGATACCGAAGCGGCTCAGGTCCTCCCCCTGCCTGGCATCGTACGCCCGATACCGGCTATCAAGTACCTTAACAACCTGTCCGGTCGCTTGATCGGTATTCTGCTCACAAAATGGCTCTTTACAAGAAAATAGAGCCAGGGCTACGAAAAACAGGATGTACTTTTTCATACGGGTACGGATCGAATTAAGCGGCTATGGGTTGTAAGGCGCTAGTTCAAATTTAAACCGAACAGTACCCCGAACCACGGTTTCTGCTGGTAGATCCACTGCCGGCGATTACTATCCAGCAGGTGATCGAAGCCTACGGCCAGGCCAATATTGAAAATACGGGCATCATAAATGGTGGCTAAACCAGCATCGACAACTACACCTTCATACTCAACGCCGATGGGCGAGCGGGTAACGAAATCATTCACCGCAGCCGATCCAATGCCGGCAAACAGCCCATAACCAAAGCCCCGGCTTTGTAGCTGACGAATGCCAAAAGTGGGCGTGACGATTTTCTGGCGGAAGTTGAAGAGGTCAATCCGATGGCCAACGTACAGGGCCGCGTTGAAATTGGAATTTAACTGCCCGGGCAGGCTGGGCTGCGCCGGTCTGATCTTGAACGGAAGGGTAAAAACATCCACGTCGAGGTCATTACGCCGGAACGTCCAGGATTGATAGACCGGTCCGGGCAGGACCCGGCGCTGGTCGTGCGCTGGAATAACGAGTCGGAGAGAATCGCCTGTATCGACAACGTAGATCTTTTGGCCGTTCAGGTCAGACGTTGTGGCATGTGTAATACGGTAAAAACCTGGCTCCAGCGACCCCTGTGAAGTATTTACCCGACAGCCATACAAGCCACTGAGGGCAAGCGCCAGACACGCATACGGGAACAGCCGGTTAAGGAGAGCCATGGAATACCGAAAGGGTCGGGGAAGAGGCTGACGGGATGGAATGTCCCGTCCGGTCAGGTCTGCCTGACTGGACGGGACATTCCTTGAAAGGATACGACACCCATTCCTGGGCGTTGGCTACTTTGTGGCAATGTAGAAAAAGTCCAGACTCCCGGCGGGATCGTTGCTGACGAGGTAGTCGGTATGATTGATCTCGGCGGCAATACCGTCGGCCTGTAGCAGCCGGTTGCGGTTCAGACGGTTCATCAGGTCGTAGGGCACCTGTAGCAGCCGGCGGGGCAAGCGGTACTGAAGGTTGAAAATATCGAAGCGCGTCAGCTTTTTCACCGATTCCTTATTCTGCTCGTAATAGGTCATCACCTTACCGTTGCCGTGGATACCGCGCGTGTCGACTACCGGAAAGTAGTTACCCATCAGTGCCTTGAGGCCATCGGCGTAGTACTCCCGGACGTGCCAGGGGTTGCGCGTCAGGGAAAACGATTTATTGACAGTTGTCAGCAGAAGTTTGCCGCCGGGTTTCAGCACCCGGTAGGCCTCTTTGATGAACAGGTCGTCGTTCTGAATATGTTCGATGACCTGAAACGTTACGATGTAATCGAACGTATTGTCGGCAAGGGTACTGAGCGGGGGAATGTTGGCGGCAATAAAGGTAGCGTTCCGATACTCGGCGCTGAGCGCTTTGATGAGATCTTCGTTTTTATCGATACCGGTATAATGGCTGGCGGCCTTCGTGAGCAGCTCCAGGCCCCGGCCCCAACCGCACCCGATTTCGAGCACTTTCCCACGAACGAGCTGGGCCGCTTCGATGTAGGGAAACAGCAAACGCTGGTGAACAGGATTGTCTGACGCGATCTCGGCAGAGGTTATTTCGGTGGTCTTGTACATAGTCAGGTAATAAGCATCGCAAGCGGGGGCCGGCACAGCAAACCGCTGTACTGCCCCGGGCTGCAACCGGGATTGCAAAAGTCCTGTAAAATTAGTCTTTTGCATCCCTAAAGAAAAATTGCCCGGTCCCCGTAACCCGAACGATGCTCTTTTTTCGTTATTGATTAAACAGGGTAAATAGATTTTTCGGGCGGCTTTATTTCGTCGGTTGCTTTTTCTCTAAAACACGCAAGATCACCGTTCTATATGCGTATCGTTTCTACTCTACTGCTCTTTATCATACTGTCGTCGGGCTGCTCGTCGAACAAGAAAACCCAGCAGGCCCGCATCAACGCGGCTTATGATGCCCGGACCGAAGCGCAGCGCAACGCACCCGCTGGCGCACAGCGGCCCGCCACGGCCCAAACAACGCCCACTACGTCGGCAAATCCGCGGGATAACAACCGGTCTGAACCGCAGCCAGCAGTGGCCCCCGTCCGGCCGGAAGGGCCTGCCGTCAGCACGGGGGCTGTATCGAACTCAAAATCGGGGGGCGAGTGGGCTGTAACTTCCATCAAAGGGAAATTTCTGGTCATCGATAGCAGTACGGTGCGGGTGTATATGGACCTGACGGCCAAGATGCCCACGGGTGAGCCGGTGCTTAACCCGGCCGACTTTATCCAGCATTTCGTGATTGCCTGGGTCATGTATCCCGATTACAACAACCGAGACCGGTTGGGGTACGGGAACGTGACGCTGAACGAACAGGTAGTTGGTCGGCAGAACGATCACCTAACCCTCACGTTCGAGGTAAAACGGACCAAGGATGTTGCCAATGCCATTCTGTTGACCGAAATTACGGAGACGAATACCGGTACCAAAGCCCGCAACGACCTGGCGTTACGCTTTAAGTCGCCCCGGCTGAGCGATCGGTTCACGCTACTCGATGCCGGCGGGAAGCAACCCAAACTGCAGAACTACACGAATGTGGGCGAGCAGGTGATCATTGGCGATGTGACCGGAACGCACAAAAAACTGCTGGGTTTCCGCTACAAGCACGAGTTCGATGCTGCGTCGTCGCCGATGAATACCGCAGCCCGGCCGGCTCCCAAGTCCCTGACGATCGACTCGACGCTGACCATCACCACCGGTGAGCCTTTTTCGCTGGCCAGGGAAGGACTGTACTACTTTGTGGAGGACAGCACCGACGCCAGTGGCATTGGGCTGGTCGTGGCCGACAAACGCTTTCCCAAACTGACACGCCCTGAAAAACTCATCAAGCCGGTGCTGTACATGAGCACCAGCACCGAGATCAGCGAGCTGAACCAGGCGCAGGATACAAAAAAAGCGTTCGACCGGTATTGGCTGAGTCTCATGGCTGGCAATGAAGAGGTGGCGCGGAAAACGCTGAAAGCCTACTTCGATCGCGTGGAGGAGGCTAATCGACTGTTTACCAGCTACAAAGAAGGATGGAAAACGGATAAAGGCATGATCTACATCGTTCTCGGCGCACCTGATCGGGTACAGCGAAATCGGGAACGGGAGGTATGGGTTTACAATCGTCGGGCGAGTGTGTCGGAGATTAACTTTACCTTTACCAAAAAACCGAATCAATTTGTCGAGGATCACTACGAACTGGTGCGCTACATTGAATACCAGC is a window from the Spirosoma rigui genome containing:
- a CDS encoding TolC family protein, with product MVPSFPHKSVLNLLCFLIAGLLMSSCQMPRTVLQPNARPIPATFAGNADSAGIASRNWRSFFGDPNLIQLIDTALAGNLDLRIATQRIEQARAAYAYNRGFLAPQINAVVSAGVDRYGRNTLNGVGNFDTNLSDNIRGNLVIPNPTPDYFIGARSTWEVDIWGKLRNRRKASYLRLLASEKGRHAVVTSLVAEIARYYYTLLALDGEQEIIQKNIEFQQRAVGLVRIQKEAGRVTELAVQQFTAQLLNTRSRQGQVRQRIVETENQLNRLLGRYPQPIARGKSLQAYELPGQVSTGLPAQMLLRRPDIQQAELDLQAANIDVDVARAEFLPSLNLSAYAGLNSFRAETLFNPASIAAGLLGGLSAPVLNRRFIKANYGQSVAQSREAFYRYRQTILTGFSEVTTNLRGVENYRNVAELQAQEVDVLRQAVSVSNDLFAGGYASYLEVITAQRSVLEAELALISTKQEQFLSLTDLYRTLGGGWE
- a CDS encoding gluconate 2-dehydrogenase subunit 3 family protein, with protein sequence MKRREAILQVALTLGSALSAPTMASILDSYQPHRIGRHKPSTFGLLADEHTLLAEITEVIMPATSTPGAKDARVAETIELILKDCYKPEQQAHFRKGLRDVDAESQTAYGKAFIDLSTEQRTAILKQFEQRAKTEAAQHPRRQEKPQATSAETTLSAMAPAGSEQTQAKEVDAETGVVVKDALKNAPLIPFFRLVKELTILGYFSSEIGCTQALAYVPIPGRYEGVVKLKDGQKAWAT
- a CDS encoding GMC oxidoreductase; this translates as MNLNLDAKKTMTYDAIVVGSGISGGWAAKELTQKGLKVLMLERGPDLKHVTDYTTAMKDPWEFPHRGKIELWAAEEYWANARSGGKPGEDQRHMFTKDVDVPYIEKRPYDWIRAYHLGGRSLVWGRQSYRFNERDFTANLEDGHGADWPIRYKDLAPWYSYVEKFAGISGNRDGLEVLPDGEFVPPMQMNSIERLAKAGIEKSFKGRHLVIGRPAIISQAQKIHTDLGRASCQFRNLCVRGCPFGAYFSTQSATLPAAVKTGNLTVVTDKIAYQVIFDDQKNKAVGVRVIDQNTKQHQEYYAKLIFLNASTMNTAWIMMQSTSKRFPNGLGNDSDQLGRNLMDHHLGAGASGEYEGLQDMYYYGRRGNGIYVPRFANWGDDKRKDFVRGFGYQGRGARQDWVAGAAKDGFGPEFKDNLTRPGRWEFNIGGFGETLPDPNNRMRLSAQKDKWGLPIIEFDAAWGDNTVGMRKAMMNDAAEMLEAAGLKNVKTRNDTSKNPGIGIHEMGAARMGRDPKTSVLNAWNQVWGAKNVFVTDGAAMASSSCVNPSLTYMALTARAADHAVGELKRMNL
- a CDS encoding tetratricopeptide repeat-containing sensor histidine kinase; translation: MNALYRGLLSFLLIALLQVARVQAQSPSRLIDSLKTTLARKLPDSTRANTYYDIANAFVKTSQYDSAQHYLDKMPPYCLRSNYYLGMGYYCRLNGIILNNRGQYNQALPFLHQSIDWFTRADRPKHVARAYNSLGLLYKMMGQQNQRVEPLLEQGIGYVRKSIAINQRLKAMDQLVDNYINLGIIYEDLRAYDRGRTYFLRALAINDSTHALPSAYPVIYNDLGANYIKQKDFAPAVEYLNKALAINLPQKRISSLIHNYRNLSTAHRGLGQLPLALDYAEKARQLLESSPYKSLAASVYSELARVHEAAGLYPKAYQFLSLQKGLEDSLMTLNKAQAIARVEEQYALQKTREVATLNAKLQLDRARELARIQAEKETEVAAIQAAERQQIARVKTAVSLQKARSLAEIEARYKTKERVHQITELNAQNQLQERLVQYMAAGLFVLTVLMGLLVYQYTAIRRANRRLSEQNTVISQNSRQLADQAQQLRTLMKELHHRVKNNLAIISGLLRLQANGLEDESVVQAVRVGQQRVEAMSLIHQGLYQTDQVTLVNMAEYLPTLAQNLMRAYGYGRDTFDLQMDIKLEELDVDVAIPLGLIVNELVTNAFKYAYNGDQVPLLRISLQQEVTTSAPPAIVLEIEDNGPGITPDAWRSRSSRTSFGKRLVTSLTEQLEGTLDLFVPKGTLFRLRIPQPVHT
- a CDS encoding M81 family metallopeptidase, with the translated sequence MKHSIAGFIVWLFCIQATFSQSTTSSGTTRLPRIAITGLGIESSTFSPAVTREEAFHAKYGDNVFTSYPFLNAGAPFRQQATWLPALVGKSLPGGAVTRDAYESLVKQTLDLLKKNGPYDGLYLDIHGAMSVVGLDDPEGDYITRIRSVIGYNTLLSTSMDLHGNVSWRLAQNADLITCYRMAPHEDAMQTKERAVVNLLDRLKTGKGKPAYKAWIPVPILLPGEKTSTRIEPGKSLYKKVEPASTQPGIVDAAIWIGYAWADEPRNHAVVMVTGDDKQKVTTTAEKLALDFWNVRSDFDFVAPTGTLEACLAKALASPKHPFFISDTGDNPTAGGAGDVTWTLTQLLARPEFQRADGPSLIYASIPDPDLVKKAIAAGVGGTVDGLAGARVDARFAKPVRLKGTVESIVNGDKDAEVEVVVKVGSIHVIVTQKRKPYHKENDFTRLGLKPREASIVVVKIGYLEPELYAMQAGWIMALTPGGVDQDLFRLPYKRIKRPMFPFDKAMNQPNLTAQLVPLSGVTK